From one Plantibacter flavus genomic stretch:
- a CDS encoding DUF7507 domain-containing protein, translated as MKPPRWRSRLQLMAGTLAITTALGGVLSAPAAATTDLQAVGSFTEFKLSITDDGIVGTLDPAADNGLIATGSSAMFAWSLGSDGLTDGVASQTLPEGWVWDESSLIKLNNDSPTFTSRYVLEDGGRTLRATMSIPSGSLVTVDGLTATMNGFTTAPGTVYDATVVYEDGTGAREASGGTLTTVGEYRSDLTPVGGQSNALGQYDFGNGLEDAIPLSIGVQLTSLLEAGQRRPMEIDLPIDVTLTYDGPTAGGVELESDLAEIVSVDGKEITLRITSLPISDVAPTRLAIRPTLWYPKDDVPEKAADAIVIPYTLTGPDWTTNGGSTIVGAIGGQSSARLTQNLKDDEEGGWVLAPPTAGISAARYISGTPSYPPLNASRWTSVSNSLVSPDAELFSEGTVTPPTRAESGQTRSQGLTNLVTHQFWNPEEAQFVLDTPAVAFGVVRDSTLQQQPADRFLVQYTNGTDQQDPESNAWFDTPQEAGGPTAITGVRVQYLGESWQKDVIGRVADFKLSVRVPLEARAPVGSCITINHTWTADETGARGQRTSTCVELFTTNHSLAAGSASVVGGNSVDQIAQTSLVRPAGARLDAAPITFDAVRTEVRLDSAVTAFDVSRLDPAWRVVGVREADLGPDGLPGTRDDRAPAYVTLESTAPVVLDASSTSLKPVRIGTTVSVQRPVKPNAWTGGTNGTLSTLSTLSGIGDTALQASSRVNVVQVDTLSLSGAAGKPQIESDDTSIDFTTYWYNFTRSNYEGNVVFLDVLPYNGDARGSSFSGTATLQSLRLLGVEPATVQVTTADPRLIGDAPGDEVEWVDLAEDADLSSVTAVRVVYVGFNSTAAGGLRLDLSVEGQEAGDVYQNSADAYFGSNSVRLRTPNQTSEVVGSTVGGVVFDDRNGDGVQQADEPGLADVRLDLRPAGGDAIEQSSTASDGTFSIDGLVSSQEYEVVVDGTTLPASHLQTAGWQDRRDDVAGPFTVPMGSGRDDLVFGYQTVDSSIVLDKRATLPEGDLEVGSVIDYTFVATNSGQGTLSDVQLDDDLRGLSELAFDWPAESGVLAAGATVQATASYTVTQSDIDRGRLTNDATVAGTDALGSAVSDDDSITVDLVTGAAVKVSIVGSVRDEVAAGAAVDWTVTVENAGLPTLRDVEVRDGEQSIGSWDTLAPAAIEITTFETSLTQSDIDAGLVSRSVEVEGFHAADGSSVTDEDTAEVPLDVAGAVSIEVLLNGEDVVSAPGPEVTVGESIEWTYVVTNTGIRTLADLSVSDSFGSELAVIETLAPGESREITVDSDAVFAEQTVTAEVAGVEAGDRPMGPVRAEDVSWYEGVIDSSITVDERAILPDGDLVVGSVIEFELTATNTSAGTALTEVQVRDRFAGMGEPEVVWPGEPGTLQLGESAVATVEYTLTQADIDRGSLTTDAVASGVDLAGETVEDSDSVTIDLATGAAVTVSIVGSVRDEVAVGATVDWTVTVENAGLPTLRNVEVYNDEQTIGTWESLAPGSIEMSTFETTLTQNDIDAGVVSQVVSASGQHAADGAPVTDEDTAEVPLDVAGAVSIEVLLNGEDVVSAPGPEVTVGESIEWTYVVTNTGIRTLADLSVSDSFGSELAVIETLAPGESTDITVSADAVFAEQLVRAVVSGVEAGDRPVGPVRAEDVSWYQGVIDSVITLNERAILPDGDLVVGSVIEFELTATNTSAGTALTEVQVRDRFAGMGEPEVVWPGEPGTLQLGESAVATVEYTLTQADIDRGSLTTDAVASGVDLAGDTVEAGDSVTIDLATGAAVTVSIVGSVRDEVAVGATVDWTVTVENAGLPTLRNVEVHDDEQTIGTWESLAPGSIEVTTFETTITQSDIDAGFVSREVSASGAHAADGSRVSDDDLAEVQLPTAGEISVEVLLNGEIVEEAPGPEILAADGITWTYIVTNTGPRTLTDVVLDDGMEPRSALSVDGALAPGASVSVDLEERAELGAHHRIVTAAAEDGSGSFDDGVQPRSLVSASTESWYVGIVVPETPEPNTPAPVVSSGSTDGPLAKTGAEGAFLGGAAALALLGIALGFGLIVRRRQREEVGSDLTE; from the coding sequence ATGAAACCCCCTCGCTGGCGTTCGCGCCTGCAACTCATGGCCGGCACCCTGGCCATCACGACCGCGCTCGGTGGTGTGCTCTCGGCGCCGGCTGCGGCGACCACCGACCTCCAAGCCGTCGGCTCGTTCACCGAGTTCAAGCTCTCGATCACGGACGACGGCATCGTCGGCACGCTCGACCCGGCTGCCGACAACGGACTCATCGCGACCGGCTCCTCGGCGATGTTCGCCTGGTCGCTCGGAAGCGACGGACTCACCGACGGTGTCGCCTCGCAGACCCTGCCCGAGGGGTGGGTCTGGGACGAATCGTCCCTCATCAAGTTGAACAACGACTCTCCGACGTTCACCTCCCGCTACGTGCTCGAGGACGGTGGGCGCACGCTCCGTGCGACGATGTCGATCCCCTCGGGGTCGCTCGTGACGGTCGACGGTCTCACCGCGACGATGAACGGATTCACGACGGCCCCCGGCACGGTGTACGACGCGACGGTCGTCTACGAGGACGGCACGGGCGCTCGAGAGGCGTCCGGCGGGACGCTCACGACCGTGGGTGAGTACCGCTCGGACCTCACGCCGGTCGGTGGCCAGTCCAACGCGCTCGGCCAGTACGACTTCGGGAACGGTCTGGAGGACGCGATTCCACTGTCCATCGGCGTACAGCTGACCTCGTTGCTCGAAGCCGGACAGCGCCGGCCCATGGAGATCGACCTCCCGATCGACGTCACCCTGACGTACGACGGTCCCACCGCCGGTGGCGTCGAACTCGAGAGCGACCTTGCGGAAATCGTCTCCGTCGACGGCAAGGAGATCACCCTACGGATCACCTCCCTCCCGATCAGCGACGTGGCTCCCACCCGCCTGGCCATCCGGCCGACCCTCTGGTACCCGAAGGACGACGTCCCTGAGAAGGCGGCCGATGCCATCGTGATCCCCTACACCCTGACGGGTCCCGATTGGACCACCAACGGTGGCTCGACCATCGTCGGTGCGATCGGTGGTCAGTCCTCAGCGCGTCTGACGCAGAACCTGAAGGACGACGAAGAGGGCGGCTGGGTCCTCGCTCCGCCGACGGCGGGCATCTCCGCAGCACGCTACATCTCCGGAACGCCGAGCTATCCGCCGCTCAACGCGTCCCGCTGGACGAGCGTGAGCAACAGTCTGGTGTCGCCGGACGCCGAGCTCTTCTCCGAGGGGACGGTCACCCCGCCGACCCGCGCGGAGTCCGGCCAGACCCGCAGCCAGGGGCTGACGAACCTGGTCACCCACCAGTTCTGGAATCCCGAGGAGGCTCAGTTCGTCCTCGACACCCCGGCCGTGGCTTTCGGTGTCGTCCGCGACAGCACCCTCCAGCAGCAGCCGGCCGACCGGTTCCTCGTCCAGTACACGAACGGAACCGATCAGCAGGACCCCGAGAGCAACGCCTGGTTCGACACGCCGCAGGAGGCCGGGGGCCCCACGGCGATCACCGGAGTGCGCGTGCAGTACCTCGGAGAGAGTTGGCAGAAGGACGTGATCGGGCGCGTTGCCGACTTCAAGCTGTCCGTCCGTGTCCCGTTGGAGGCGCGTGCGCCGGTCGGATCCTGCATCACGATCAATCACACCTGGACGGCGGACGAGACCGGTGCCCGCGGACAGCGGACGAGCACCTGCGTCGAGCTGTTCACCACGAACCATTCGCTGGCAGCGGGTTCGGCGTCGGTCGTCGGTGGCAACTCCGTCGACCAGATCGCGCAGACCAGCCTGGTTCGACCGGCCGGCGCACGCCTCGACGCTGCGCCCATCACCTTCGACGCGGTCCGCACCGAGGTGCGACTCGACTCCGCGGTGACGGCTTTCGACGTGTCGCGTCTCGACCCGGCGTGGCGAGTCGTCGGCGTGCGCGAGGCCGACCTCGGCCCCGATGGCCTCCCCGGCACCCGCGACGACCGCGCCCCCGCGTACGTCACGCTCGAAAGCACGGCCCCGGTCGTGCTCGATGCATCGTCCACGTCGCTCAAGCCCGTTCGCATCGGCACGACGGTGTCGGTCCAGCGGCCGGTCAAGCCGAATGCTTGGACCGGCGGGACCAACGGCACGCTGTCCACCTTGAGCACCCTCTCCGGCATCGGCGACACGGCGCTCCAGGCGTCCTCGCGTGTCAACGTCGTGCAGGTGGACACCCTCTCGCTGAGCGGCGCCGCTGGGAAGCCGCAGATCGAGTCCGACGACACGTCGATCGACTTCACGACCTATTGGTACAACTTCACCCGGAGCAACTACGAGGGCAACGTCGTGTTCCTCGACGTCCTGCCGTACAACGGCGACGCCCGCGGCTCCAGCTTCTCGGGGACCGCCACGCTCCAGAGCCTTCGCCTGTTGGGCGTCGAGCCGGCGACGGTGCAGGTCACGACCGCCGATCCTCGCCTCATCGGCGATGCGCCCGGCGACGAGGTCGAGTGGGTCGATCTCGCCGAGGACGCCGATCTCTCGTCCGTCACCGCTGTGCGTGTCGTCTACGTCGGGTTCAACTCCACGGCCGCGGGTGGCCTCCGTCTCGACCTCTCGGTGGAGGGGCAGGAGGCGGGAGACGTCTACCAGAACAGCGCCGACGCCTACTTCGGATCGAACTCGGTCCGTCTCCGGACGCCGAACCAGACGTCCGAGGTCGTCGGCTCCACGGTCGGCGGTGTCGTCTTCGACGACCGGAACGGCGACGGCGTGCAGCAGGCCGACGAGCCCGGCCTGGCCGACGTGAGGCTCGACCTCCGTCCGGCCGGCGGCGATGCGATCGAGCAGAGCTCGACCGCATCGGACGGGACGTTCTCGATCGACGGGCTCGTCTCCAGCCAGGAGTACGAGGTGGTCGTCGACGGCACGACGCTCCCGGCGTCACACCTGCAGACCGCCGGTTGGCAGGATCGCCGAGACGACGTCGCCGGTCCGTTCACGGTCCCGATGGGAAGTGGTCGCGACGACCTCGTGTTCGGGTACCAGACCGTCGACTCGAGCATCGTGCTCGACAAGCGTGCGACGTTGCCCGAGGGGGATCTCGAGGTCGGCTCGGTCATCGACTACACCTTCGTCGCCACGAACAGCGGGCAAGGAACCCTCAGTGACGTCCAGTTGGACGACGACCTCCGGGGCCTGAGCGAACTCGCCTTCGACTGGCCCGCCGAATCCGGTGTGCTGGCTGCCGGGGCGACCGTGCAGGCGACGGCGAGCTACACCGTGACGCAGTCCGACATCGACCGTGGTCGCCTGACCAACGATGCGACCGTCGCCGGGACCGACGCGCTCGGAAGCGCTGTCAGCGATGACGACAGCATCACCGTCGATCTCGTCACGGGGGCTGCGGTGAAGGTGTCGATCGTGGGCAGCGTGCGCGACGAGGTCGCGGCCGGTGCCGCGGTGGACTGGACCGTCACCGTCGAGAACGCCGGCTTGCCGACGCTGCGTGATGTCGAGGTTCGCGATGGCGAACAGTCGATCGGCAGCTGGGACACCCTCGCGCCCGCGGCGATCGAGATCACCACGTTCGAGACTTCCCTGACCCAGTCCGACATCGATGCCGGCCTGGTATCCCGATCGGTGGAGGTGGAAGGGTTCCACGCTGCGGACGGTTCGTCGGTGACCGATGAGGACACTGCGGAGGTGCCGCTGGACGTGGCCGGTGCGGTGTCGATCGAGGTGTTGCTGAACGGAGAGGATGTCGTTTCGGCTCCTGGTCCTGAGGTGACGGTCGGCGAGTCGATCGAGTGGACGTACGTGGTCACCAACACCGGTATCCGCACCCTTGCTGATCTGTCCGTCTCGGATTCGTTCGGGTCCGAGCTGGCGGTCATCGAGACGCTCGCCCCGGGCGAGAGCCGCGAGATCACGGTCGATTCCGACGCGGTGTTCGCTGAGCAGACGGTCACCGCGGAGGTCGCTGGTGTCGAGGCGGGCGATCGGCCGATGGGTCCGGTGCGTGCTGAGGACGTCAGCTGGTACGAGGGTGTGATCGACTCCTCGATCACGGTCGACGAGCGGGCGATCCTGCCTGACGGCGACCTGGTCGTCGGCTCGGTGATCGAGTTCGAGCTCACCGCGACGAACACGAGCGCCGGCACGGCGCTGACGGAGGTCCAGGTCCGCGACCGGTTCGCGGGCATGGGTGAGCCGGAGGTGGTGTGGCCGGGCGAGCCTGGGACCTTGCAGCTCGGGGAGTCCGCGGTCGCGACGGTGGAGTACACGTTGACGCAGGCTGACATCGATCGAGGGTCCTTGACCACGGATGCGGTCGCGTCCGGCGTCGACCTCGCCGGCGAGACCGTCGAGGATTCCGACTCGGTCACCATCGATCTGGCCACGGGTGCTGCGGTGACGGTGTCGATCGTGGGCAGTGTCCGTGACGAGGTCGCGGTCGGTGCCACGGTGGACTGGACCGTGACGGTCGAGAACGCCGGGCTGCCGACGCTGCGGAACGTCGAGGTCTACAACGACGAGCAGACGATCGGGACCTGGGAGTCCCTGGCCCCCGGCTCGATCGAGATGAGCACGTTCGAGACCACGCTGACCCAGAACGACATCGACGCAGGTGTCGTCTCCCAGGTGGTGTCGGCTTCTGGTCAGCATGCCGCCGATGGCGCTCCGGTGACCGATGAGGACACTGCGGAGGTACCGCTCGACGTGGCTGGTGCGGTGTCGATCGAGGTGCTGTTGAACGGAGAGGATGTCGTTTCGGCTCCTGGTCCTGAGGTGACGGTCGGTGAGTCGATCGAGTGGACGTACGTGGTCACGAACACCGGTATCCGCACCCTTGCCGACCTGTCCGTCTCGGATTCGTTCGGGTCGGAGCTGGCGGTCATCGAGACGCTGGCCCCTGGCGAGAGCACGGACATCACGGTGTCAGCCGACGCGGTGTTCGCTGAGCAGCTCGTTCGTGCCGTGGTCTCCGGTGTTGAGGCGGGCGATCGGCCGGTGGGTCCGGTGCGTGCTGAGGACGTCAGCTGGTATCAGGGTGTGATCGACTCCGTGATTACGTTGAACGAGCGGGCGATCCTGCCTGACGGCGACCTGGTCGTCGGCTCGGTGATCGAGTTCGAGCTCACCGCGACGAACACGAGCGCCGGCACCGCATTGACGGAGGTCCAGGTCCGCGACCGGTTCGCGGGCATGGGTGAGCCGGAGGTGGTGTGGCCGGGCGAGCCCGGGACGTTGCAGCTCGGGGAGTCCGCGGTCGCGACGGTGGAGTACACGTTGACGCAGGCTGACATCGATCGAGGGTCCTTGACCACGGATGCGGTCGCGTCCGGCGTCGACCTCGCCGGCGACACGGTCGAGGCCGGTGACTCGGTCACCATCGATCTGGCCACGGGTGCTGCGGTGACGGTGTCGATCGTGGGCAGCGTCCGCGACGAGGTCGCGGTCGGTGCCACGGTGGACTGGACCGTGACGGTCGAGAACGCCGGGCTGCCGACGCTGCGGAACGTCGAGGTCCACGACGACGAGCAGACGATCGGGACCTGGGAGTCCCTGGCCCCCGGCTCGATCGAAGTGACCACGTTCGAGACCACGATCACGCAGTCGGACATCGACGCGGGCTTCGTCTCGCGCGAGGTGTCGGCGTCGGGAGCACATGCTGCCGATGGATCGCGGGTCTCCGACGACGACCTGGCCGAAGTGCAGCTGCCGACCGCCGGTGAGATCAGCGTCGAGGTGCTGCTGAACGGCGAAATCGTCGAGGAGGCTCCCGGGCCGGAGATCCTGGCTGCCGACGGCATCACGTGGACGTACATCGTGACGAACACCGGTCCGCGGACACTCACGGACGTCGTCCTCGACGACGGCATGGAGCCCCGGTCGGCCTTGTCCGTCGACGGTGCGCTGGCACCAGGTGCGTCGGTCAGCGTCGATCTCGAGGAGCGCGCCGAGCTCGGCGCACACCACCGGATCGTCACGGCGGCCGCGGAAGACGGGTCTGGATCGTTCGACGACGGCGTGCAGCCTCGCTCGCTGGTATCCGCCTCCACCGAGTCCTGGTACGTCGGAATCGTCGTACCGGAGACGCCCGAACCGAACACGCCGGCACCCGTCGTCTCGTCCGGATCGACGGACGGTCCGCTCGCGAAGACCGGAGCCGAGGGTGCCTTCCTCGGAGGCGCAGCGGCACTCGCGCTGCTCGGGATCGCCCTGGGCTTCGGCCTCATCGTGCGCCGCCGTCAGCGTGAGGAGGTCGGTTCGGATCTGACGGAATGA
- a CDS encoding DUF3060 domain-containing protein — protein MKPAVLAAVTLALAGTLVACTSAPIASVAEPAVTQCTGRDVTIGSDGANVRLIGDCGAVTVRADAVTLHADSATSLTVDGDDNTISIDFVERVDVVGSGNDLAWLDGAELAEDAFPGNTLAPAQ, from the coding sequence ATGAAACCAGCCGTCCTCGCCGCCGTGACCCTTGCGCTCGCCGGCACCCTCGTCGCCTGTACGTCCGCACCGATCGCCAGCGTGGCCGAACCTGCCGTGACCCAGTGCACCGGCCGTGATGTCACCATCGGCTCGGACGGCGCGAACGTGCGCCTCATCGGCGACTGCGGTGCCGTGACGGTGCGAGCCGACGCCGTCACGCTGCATGCGGACTCGGCGACCTCGCTCACGGTCGACGGCGACGACAACACGATCAGCATCGACTTCGTCGAGCGTGTCGACGTCGTCGGATCCGGCAACGACCTCGCCTGGCTCGACGGCGCCGAGCTCGCCGAGGACGCCTTCCCCGGCAACACCCTGGCGCCGGCTCAGTGA
- a CDS encoding YncE family protein: MPVIQKVVAAVIAVAAMTMSVGLPQAASAAAPEYQASRVLTLDARPYGVAVDPNRGLVYVSGRTSNVVWVYDADTLERVTTVAVPNLPSQIAVDPASGYVYVSQYTGNLLQGSLAVIDPVSASVVASVPVGNAPTGVSLNLSTKQIYVVNSASAYLSVLDASDPAAPVPVTTWSAVTGMQEVTVDAAGTTAYAVAPNNDQVLVFDTADGTLRTSWSTNRVPQSLLLSSDETSAFVTAQLGPTATVHDTSTGAVSGSIDVTNTYFTSADRALESAFLTSPQSNGGTVVVVDAATGARVQDVPAIGAFQIATDPTRHRTFVTSIRSNNLTVIDPIATAPSIVSDPVDQRVAAGGDATFEAQASSVEATTVVWQVSTDGGATWSDLADETAPSLTIEAATVDQSGQRYRAVFTNSVGSTPTAAATLTVDPPAPTIALDPLADRSDRSGDAVSVAANATTSDGSAVTYSAVGLPGGIGLDPSTGLLQGIPTTVGVFAVTVSATAGELVASTTFTWTITAATVVVPPPTPIDRSSEEGALVRTGADSGPFALAAILILAGLGSSAIAIAISCARRRVG, encoded by the coding sequence ATGCCCGTGATTCAGAAGGTCGTCGCCGCGGTGATCGCGGTTGCGGCGATGACCATGTCGGTCGGCCTGCCGCAAGCGGCGTCGGCGGCCGCGCCGGAGTATCAGGCGAGCCGCGTCCTGACACTCGACGCTCGACCGTACGGGGTCGCCGTCGATCCGAACCGTGGGCTCGTCTACGTGTCGGGCCGGACGTCGAACGTCGTCTGGGTCTACGACGCCGACACGCTGGAGCGGGTGACGACGGTCGCCGTTCCGAACCTGCCATCACAGATCGCGGTCGACCCGGCGAGCGGCTACGTCTACGTGTCGCAGTACACCGGCAACCTGCTGCAGGGGTCCCTCGCGGTCATCGATCCCGTGTCCGCGTCGGTCGTGGCCAGCGTGCCCGTCGGAAACGCGCCGACGGGCGTCAGCCTGAACCTCTCGACGAAGCAGATCTACGTGGTGAACTCCGCCTCGGCCTACCTCTCGGTGCTCGACGCTTCGGATCCGGCGGCTCCGGTCCCGGTCACCACCTGGTCGGCTGTGACCGGGATGCAGGAGGTCACCGTCGACGCCGCAGGAACCACCGCGTACGCCGTCGCGCCGAACAACGACCAGGTGCTCGTGTTCGACACCGCGGACGGGACGCTGCGGACGAGCTGGTCGACGAACCGCGTGCCGCAGAGCCTCCTCCTCTCCTCGGACGAGACGAGCGCCTTCGTCACGGCGCAGCTCGGCCCGACGGCGACCGTCCACGACACCTCGACCGGGGCGGTGTCCGGGTCCATCGACGTCACGAACACCTACTTCACCTCCGCCGACCGTGCGCTCGAGTCGGCCTTCCTCACGTCCCCGCAGTCGAACGGCGGAACGGTCGTGGTGGTCGATGCGGCCACCGGCGCCCGTGTCCAGGACGTGCCCGCGATCGGCGCGTTCCAGATCGCGACCGACCCGACCCGCCATCGGACCTTCGTGACGAGCATCCGGAGCAACAACCTGACGGTGATCGATCCCATCGCCACGGCACCGTCCATCGTCTCCGACCCGGTCGATCAGCGCGTGGCTGCCGGCGGTGATGCGACCTTCGAGGCCCAGGCCTCGAGCGTCGAGGCGACCACCGTGGTCTGGCAGGTCAGTACCGACGGGGGCGCGACCTGGAGTGATCTCGCCGACGAGACCGCACCGTCGCTGACGATCGAGGCGGCGACGGTCGATCAGTCGGGCCAGCGATACCGTGCGGTCTTCACGAACTCGGTCGGGTCGACGCCGACTGCGGCAGCGACCCTGACGGTGGATCCACCGGCACCGACGATCGCACTGGATCCCTTGGCCGATCGGAGCGACCGGTCGGGAGATGCGGTCTCCGTCGCCGCGAACGCGACGACGTCGGACGGCTCAGCCGTCACCTATTCGGCGGTGGGATTGCCCGGCGGCATCGGTCTGGACCCGTCGACGGGCCTGCTGCAGGGGATCCCGACCACCGTCGGTGTCTTCGCCGTGACCGTCTCGGCGACCGCAGGCGAACTGGTCGCCTCCACGACGTTCACCTGGACGATCACCGCTGCGACGGTGGTCGTTCCGCCTCCGACCCCGATCGATCGGTCGTCCGAGGAAGGGGCGCTTGTCCGGACGGGGGCCGACTCCGGGCCGTTCGCGCTGGCGGCGATCCTGATCCTCGCCGGGCTCGGGTCCTCCGCGATTGCGATCGCGATCTCGTGCGCGCGGAGGAGGGTGGGGTAG
- a CDS encoding NAD(P)-dependent oxidoreductase translates to MAHLLVIGGSGRTGRLIIGEALRRGHSVTALVRDPAAVVPGDRLTVVQGSPLRSEDVEEAMRGAQAVIIALSNIGSSDWPWARQVSPPDLISNAVRVVTDAMRSRGLRRIVLLSALGAGESVRSVPAGLRWATHFLRLGTVYADHEQADAFLRRSELDWTIVHPTVLSASDARRPVVSSPPGSWPSSLRIPRCDVAAYLVDAVDDEDLIGSAPVISSGPRRS, encoded by the coding sequence GTGGCACACCTCCTCGTGATCGGTGGGAGCGGCCGCACCGGGCGGCTCATCATCGGCGAGGCACTGCGCCGCGGCCACTCGGTCACCGCGCTCGTCCGCGACCCCGCCGCCGTCGTCCCCGGCGACCGCCTGACGGTCGTCCAGGGGTCTCCACTGCGGAGTGAGGACGTCGAGGAGGCCATGCGTGGCGCGCAGGCCGTGATCATCGCCCTCAGTAACATCGGCTCGTCCGACTGGCCGTGGGCGCGCCAGGTGAGTCCTCCCGACCTCATCTCGAACGCCGTGCGGGTCGTGACGGATGCAATGCGCTCGCGTGGCCTGCGTCGAATCGTCCTCCTCTCCGCACTCGGAGCCGGCGAGTCGGTCCGGAGCGTCCCCGCCGGCCTGCGGTGGGCGACGCACTTCCTCCGACTCGGCACCGTCTACGCCGATCACGAGCAGGCGGACGCGTTCCTCCGCCGCTCGGAACTCGACTGGACCATCGTGCACCCGACCGTGCTCTCCGCCAGTGACGCCCGACGCCCGGTCGTGTCCTCACCACCGGGGAGCTGGCCGAGCTCGCTCCGCATCCCTCGCTGCGACGTCGCCGCATACCTCGTGGATGCGGTCGACGACGAGGACCTTATCGGCTCTGCCCCGGTCATCTCGTCAGGGCCGCGCCGCAGCTGA
- a CDS encoding polyprenol monophosphomannose synthase — translation MDSTVVIIPTYNERENLERIVARVRTAAPSVEVLVVDDNSPDGTGAIADRLAAEDDAVHVLHRTGKEGLGAAYKAGFAWAIGRGFGNVVEMDADGSHAPEQLPALLAATAEADVVLGSRWVPGGTVVNWPKHREAISRVGSAYARFALRLPARDVTGGYRVFSADALRRLMLDEVHSHGYGFQVDMLWHANRAGLRIVEVPITFTERTLGASKMTSGIVVEAMLRVTWWGVCELTDRIIGRRPAASRAAAGS, via the coding sequence ATGGATTCCACGGTGGTCATCATCCCCACCTACAACGAACGCGAGAACCTGGAGAGGATCGTCGCGCGCGTCCGTACCGCTGCACCATCCGTCGAGGTGCTCGTGGTCGACGACAACTCACCCGACGGCACCGGAGCGATCGCCGACCGTCTCGCCGCCGAGGACGACGCGGTGCACGTGCTGCACCGCACCGGCAAGGAAGGGCTCGGCGCCGCCTACAAGGCCGGTTTCGCCTGGGCGATCGGCCGCGGATTCGGCAACGTGGTCGAGATGGACGCCGACGGATCCCATGCCCCCGAGCAGTTGCCGGCACTTCTCGCGGCCACCGCGGAGGCGGACGTCGTCCTCGGGTCGCGCTGGGTCCCGGGCGGCACCGTCGTCAACTGGCCCAAGCATCGCGAGGCCATCTCGCGGGTCGGCAGTGCCTACGCCCGGTTCGCGCTCCGGCTGCCCGCGCGGGACGTGACCGGCGGCTACCGCGTGTTCAGTGCTGACGCACTGCGGCGGCTGATGCTCGACGAGGTCCACAGCCACGGCTACGGCTTCCAGGTCGACATGCTCTGGCACGCGAACCGCGCCGGTCTGCGGATCGTCGAAGTGCCGATCACCTTCACCGAGCGGACGCTCGGGGCGTCCAAGATGACGAGCGGCATCGTCGTCGAAGCCATGCTCCGCGTCACCTGGTGGGGCGTCTGCGAACTGACGGACCGCATCATCGGGCGTCGTCCTGCAGCGTCACGGGCGGCCGCCGGCTCCTGA
- the ddaH gene encoding dimethylargininase, which produces MSSTLNHPTPTTQDATTGTRVANRRRYLMCRPDRFTVSYRINPWMNPDDPTDTSLAVSQWEQLHQAYLDLGHRIDLIDPLDGLPDMVFAANGGFTLDGTAYGAKFTYQERIPEGPAYMDWFEANGFRVERPEFVNEGEGDIMLVGDTILAGTGFRTDPRSHDEVRRIFDREVVTLNLVNPSFYHLDTAIAVLDPVAPADGSPANIAYLPTAFDEASNRILEQRYPDAIHVSTEDAAVLGLNSISNGREVVIAARAVGFERQLRERGYTPIGVDLSELLLGGGGVKCCTLELRG; this is translated from the coding sequence GTGTCGTCGACGCTCAACCACCCCACCCCCACCACGCAGGACGCCACGACCGGCACCCGCGTCGCGAACCGTCGCCGGTACCTCATGTGCCGGCCGGACCGCTTCACGGTCAGCTACCGGATCAACCCCTGGATGAACCCGGACGACCCGACCGACACCTCGCTCGCGGTGTCGCAGTGGGAGCAGCTGCACCAGGCCTACCTCGATCTCGGCCACCGGATCGACCTCATCGACCCGCTCGACGGCCTGCCGGACATGGTGTTCGCGGCGAACGGCGGCTTCACGCTCGACGGCACCGCCTACGGGGCGAAGTTCACCTACCAGGAGCGCATCCCCGAGGGGCCGGCCTACATGGACTGGTTCGAGGCGAACGGCTTCCGCGTCGAGCGCCCCGAGTTCGTGAACGAGGGCGAGGGCGACATCATGCTCGTCGGCGACACCATCCTCGCCGGGACCGGCTTCCGCACCGATCCCCGCAGCCACGACGAGGTGCGGCGCATCTTCGACCGCGAGGTCGTGACCCTCAACCTCGTGAACCCGAGCTTCTACCACCTCGACACCGCGATCGCTGTACTCGACCCGGTGGCTCCCGCCGACGGCTCGCCCGCGAACATCGCCTACCTGCCGACCGCGTTCGACGAGGCGAGCAACCGCATCCTCGAGCAGCGCTACCCCGACGCGATCCACGTGAGCACCGAGGATGCAGCCGTCCTGGGCCTCAACTCGATCTCGAACGGTCGTGAGGTCGTCATCGCCGCCCGGGCCGTCGGGTTCGAGCGTCAACTGCGCGAGCGCGGCTACACGCCGATCGGCGTCGACCTGTCCGAGCTGCTCCTCGGCGGCGGCGGCGTGAAGTGCTGCACGCTGGAGCTGCGCGGCTAG